One genomic window of Anaplasma centrale str. Israel includes the following:
- the hemB gene encoding porphobilinogen synthase codes for MQFPKTRMRRRRAHAWMRNIVRETALCAGNLILPIFVHEHDEDIIPVEGLDCMRNVSAKGAAHLAREALEAGINAVIVFPSGCKKSTDAEEAYNPNNLICDAIRHIKDCVPEIGVIADVALDPYTTSGHDGIVVDGEVDNDATITALCKQAAVLAAAGCDVVAPSDMMDGRIGAIREFLDNCAFSNVCILSYAAKFCSCLYKPFRGVVGSRTMSQSIDKSTYQMDVANSREALLEARLDVDEGADMLMIKPGMFHLDVIAAVSAAVEVPVFAYQVSGEYAMIKAASASGWLDYNQCMYEALISMKRAGARCIITYAALEVARMLETR; via the coding sequence ATGCAGTTTCCAAAAACAAGAATGCGGCGCAGGCGCGCCCACGCTTGGATGCGCAATATCGTCAGGGAAACTGCACTTTGCGCTGGCAACCTAATACTGCCAATATTCGTCCATGAGCATGACGAAGACATAATTCCGGTAGAAGGTCTGGACTGTATGCGGAATGTATCCGCCAAAGGTGCGGCACATTTGGCGCGTGAAGCGCTAGAGGCGGGAATCAACGCCGTAATTGTGTTCCCGTCCGGATGTAAGAAGTCCACCGACGCGGAGGAGGCATATAATCCCAACAATCTAATTTGCGACGCAATTCGCCATATAAAAGACTGCGTACCCGAAATTGGGGTTATTGCGGACGTCGCGCTTGATCCTTACACAACCTCCGGGCACGATGGCATAGTAGTGGATGGCGAGGTGGATAATGACGCAACAATAACTGCACTCTGCAAACAGGCTGCAGTGCTCGCAGCTGCGGGTTGTGACGTTGTCGCTCCTTCAGATATGATGGATGGTAGGATTGGCGCCATTAGGGAGTTTCTCGATAATTGCGCCTTCAGTAATGTTTGTATACTCTCTTACGCCGCAAAGTTTTGTTCGTGCCTGTATAAGCCATTTCGCGGGGTGGTCGGCTCCCGCACGATGTCCCAGTCCATAGACAAAAGCACATACCAAATGGATGTCGCTAATTCCAGAGAAGCCCTGCTGGAGGCACGTCTTGACGTCGATGAAGGTGCCGATATGCTAATGATCAAACCGGGGATGTTTCACCTGGATGTAATCGCAGCAGTAAGTGCCGCGGTTGAAGTGCCGGTTTTTGCATATCAGGTCAGTGGCGAATATGCCATGATCAAGGCCGCATCGGCAAGTGGCTGGCTGGATTACAACCAATGCATGTATGAAGCACTAATCAGCATGAAACGCGCAGGAGCCAGGTGTATTATCACTTATGCTGCATTAGAAGTGGCAAGAATGCTAGAAACTCGGTAG
- the nadE gene encoding NAD(+) synthase — MSDVFIAQLNYNARDMRGNFEKILAGYEKAVSSGARIMLLSRCAISGYLDKAPLPFGEFTALYRKYLENLASHTLNKQTCIVVGGVERRDAQLCEVIYLLSGGTIRTLMHIPKRLRDAFVMFSVSGLTAALLLEESPDVEHGGASIPSNGLDLLILMGKSTHGWPNALSSCVKLSGKCGATLAYVNLLGGYEHRVFPGGSLLCNNDKAHLCALWSEDQSIMNPCATLDSVGEPPTSEEQDYQNLMLALRDYTHKNGFASVVLGMSGGIDSALVATIATDALGPQYVHTFMLPTRYTTPSSVEDAAKCALNLGTSHTVMSIEEIYRTTLGALSTLPANSLSGVAEENMQSRIRGMSLMAASNKMGWLLLATGNKSELLTGYTTLYGDMCGGFAPIKDVYKTRVYELAKWRNNKIPRGSLCQKTNVIPEEIIRKAPSAELRPDQKDQDTLPEYSVLDRVLHALVDLGQTQEEIVRSGFSGELVETVMNLVQKSSFKLQQAPCGPIISP; from the coding sequence GTGTCTGACGTCTTCATTGCGCAGCTAAATTACAACGCAAGAGATATGCGAGGCAACTTTGAAAAGATATTGGCAGGGTATGAAAAAGCTGTAAGTAGCGGGGCTAGAATCATGCTGCTAAGCAGATGTGCGATATCCGGATACTTGGACAAGGCCCCTCTACCATTCGGGGAGTTTACAGCGTTGTACCGCAAATATCTAGAAAACCTGGCCTCGCACACACTGAACAAACAAACCTGTATTGTGGTGGGTGGCGTTGAGCGCAGAGATGCACAGCTTTGTGAGGTGATTTACCTGCTATCCGGCGGCACAATACGAACCTTGATGCACATACCAAAGCGTTTGAGAGATGCTTTTGTGATGTTTAGTGTGAGTGGTTTGACCGCCGCGTTACTGCTTGAGGAAAGCCCAGACGTGGAGCACGGTGGCGCAAGTATACCATCAAATGGGCTAGATCTACTGATACTAATGGGAAAATCTACGCATGGGTGGCCAAATGCCTTATCCTCGTGCGTCAAGCTATCTGGTAAATGCGGCGCCACATTGGCATACGTTAACCTACTCGGCGGATATGAGCACCGAGTGTTTCCCGGAGGATCTCTGCTTTGTAACAACGACAAAGCACACTTGTGTGCCCTTTGGTCCGAAGATCAGAGTATTATGAATCCGTGCGCTACGCTAGACAGTGTCGGAGAGCCTCCAACAAGTGAGGAGCAAGATTATCAAAACCTCATGCTCGCGCTTAGGGATTATACCCACAAAAATGGGTTTGCTAGCGTAGTCTTAGGCATGTCCGGGGGGATAGATTCCGCGCTGGTTGCCACCATAGCTACTGATGCCCTGGGGCCGCAGTACGTACACACGTTCATGCTACCAACAAGATACACTACTCCTTCGAGCGTGGAAGATGCGGCAAAGTGTGCGCTAAATCTTGGTACCAGCCATACAGTAATGTCTATAGAGGAAATTTACCGCACCACGCTTGGGGCGCTGAGTACACTCCCTGCAAACTCTCTCTCAGGTGTGGCCGAGGAAAACATGCAGTCTAGAATACGGGGAATGTCCCTGATGGCGGCTAGTAACAAAATGGGATGGTTGCTCCTTGCCACTGGCAATAAATCCGAGCTACTGACGGGATATACGACTCTGTACGGTGATATGTGCGGGGGCTTTGCCCCAATCAAAGACGTGTACAAAACCAGAGTATACGAACTTGCGAAGTGGCGGAACAACAAAATACCGCGGGGTAGTCTTTGTCAAAAGACAAATGTAATACCAGAAGAGATAATACGTAAAGCCCCTTCAGCCGAGCTAAGGCCGGACCAAAAAGATCAAGACACCTTGCCGGAATATTCCGTCCTAGATCGCGTGTTACACGCACTTGTAGACCTCGGGCAAACGCAGGAGGAAATTGTGCGGTCAGGGTTCAGTGGAGAGTTGGTTGAGACAGTCATGAACCTGGTGCAAAAGTCATCCTTCAAGCTACAACAGGCCCCGTGCGGGCCAATCATCAGCCCATAA
- a CDS encoding MFS transporter: MYKLWKRITGLNEVVLAVLLCTAIENYDFTVYGMLSSVIAQVFFSESAFLPGQGEGSTYLSTLMGFLVFASAFVARPLGATMFGYLGDRKGRRLALNISAGMLVGSVFFMSVLPTPTTWSLSPIVLIVLRIIQGLSYGAEIGGVVLMAESVSRDQVKVVWVIRIILCSVGILVGTFVLRVCEATLTKVQMHEWGWRIPFFIAAAVSCFLPYLRSRIHESPDYLEYKSTGRKENILKSLLQNAGGVLLVFAMGALSSGFFYLSLVCMDMGHRSGILEYVISLLLLMLASYASLLVSDANKRKSCLLAVLAVIVIAMYPVVHFIYEGSMIARMAFFVMFGSYWGWYGPFVVLMFPVGARQTCFSAPYSAGYLLGGFSPAICLWLSHATGLNTIPAFYLISFAVIVFIMVALFLQVEGGSYKFVLSREGGK; this comes from the coding sequence GTGTACAAACTCTGGAAAAGAATTACCGGCCTAAACGAGGTTGTGCTTGCCGTTTTGCTGTGCACTGCCATAGAAAACTACGACTTTACTGTTTACGGCATGCTTAGTTCCGTTATAGCGCAGGTGTTTTTCTCAGAAAGTGCCTTCCTGCCTGGCCAAGGAGAGGGCTCCACATACTTGTCCACACTTATGGGATTTTTAGTTTTTGCATCTGCTTTTGTTGCCAGGCCGCTGGGCGCAACAATGTTTGGTTATTTGGGCGACAGAAAAGGCAGAAGGCTGGCACTTAACATCTCTGCTGGTATGCTGGTGGGATCAGTCTTTTTCATGTCCGTCCTTCCAACTCCTACTACTTGGAGCCTTTCCCCCATTGTGCTTATTGTGCTGAGGATTATTCAGGGATTGTCATACGGCGCCGAAATCGGTGGCGTTGTGTTGATGGCTGAAAGTGTCAGTAGGGACCAGGTGAAGGTGGTATGGGTCATCCGTATTATACTTTGCAGCGTTGGTATACTTGTGGGCACGTTCGTGTTGCGGGTGTGTGAGGCCACCCTTACAAAGGTTCAGATGCACGAGTGGGGGTGGAGGATTCCATTTTTTATCGCAGCCGCGGTGAGTTGTTTTCTTCCCTACCTCCGTTCCAGAATTCACGAAAGCCCGGATTATTTGGAATATAAATCTACCGGGCGCAAGGAAAACATTCTCAAATCTTTGCTACAGAACGCCGGTGGAGTACTGCTGGTTTTTGCCATGGGTGCACTTTCCTCTGGGTTTTTTTATCTATCCTTGGTCTGCATGGACATGGGCCACAGGTCGGGTATCTTAGAGTATGTCATCTCATTGTTGCTTTTGATGCTTGCATCCTACGCGAGCCTGCTTGTGTCTGATGCTAACAAGAGGAAAAGCTGCTTACTGGCTGTTTTGGCTGTTATAGTAATTGCGATGTATCCGGTTGTGCACTTCATCTACGAAGGGTCAATGATTGCTCGCATGGCGTTTTTCGTGATGTTCGGCTCATATTGGGGATGGTACGGGCCGTTTGTTGTGTTAATGTTTCCGGTGGGTGCGCGGCAGACATGTTTTTCTGCGCCTTACAGCGCTGGGTACCTTCTAGGTGGTTTTTCCCCAGCCATTTGTCTGTGGCTTTCCCATGCCACTGGGCTAAATACTATTCCAGCATTTTACCTGATCTCCTTCGCCGTCATAGTCTTCATAATGGTTGCGCTTTTCTTGCAGGTTGAGGGTGGATCATACAAGTTTGTGCTTTCCAGAGAAGGGGGGAAGTAA
- a CDS encoding MFS transporter translates to MVCWFVYKLWKKITGLNKVVFAVLLCMSIESYDFIVYGMLSSIMAKVFFLQSAFLSDQGDRATYLSSLMGFLVFASAFVARPLGATMFGYLGDRKGRGLALNISAGMLAGSVFLISVLPTPKTWSLAPIALVVLRIIQGLAYGAEVGGVVLMAESVEKHQVKMTWVIGTVFGNVGLFLGAFVLRLCETALTEAQMHEWGWRIPFLVAGVISCALPYLRSRIKESPDYMEYKATGRKENILKSLLQNAGGVLLVFAMAALSSGFFYLSMVYMDLGHKSGTWEYAVLLSLLTLAPCCSLFVSDAGKNRSYFLVLLALVIVAMYPVVHFIYEGHMVARIVFVLIFSTYWGWWGPLVVLIFPVGARQTCFSMPLSMGCTLGGFSPAICLWLSHATGLDGVPAFYLISFAVIVFAMVALFLRVEGGSYRFAFSRRKEGGGGTEVAEAEVPEVF, encoded by the coding sequence GTGGTGTGCTGGTTCGTGTACAAACTCTGGAAAAAAATTACCGGCCTGAACAAAGTTGTATTCGCTGTGCTGCTGTGCATGAGCATAGAAAGCTACGACTTCATCGTCTACGGCATGCTTAGTTCCATTATGGCAAAAGTGTTTTTCCTGCAGAGTGCCTTTCTGTCTGATCAAGGAGATCGCGCCACATACTTGTCCTCGCTCATGGGTTTTTTAGTTTTTGCGTCTGCTTTTGTCGCGCGGCCGCTGGGCGCAACGATGTTTGGTTATTTGGGTGACAGGAAAGGCAGAGGACTGGCGCTCAACATCTCTGCTGGTATGCTGGCAGGTTCAGTTTTCCTCATATCTGTGCTTCCGACTCCTAAAACTTGGAGTCTTGCTCCTATTGCGCTGGTTGTGTTGAGAATCATCCAAGGGTTGGCCTACGGCGCCGAAGTTGGTGGTGTTGTACTAATGGCTGAGAGTGTTGAAAAACACCAGGTGAAGATGACGTGGGTCATCGGAACTGTGTTTGGTAACGTTGGGCTATTTCTTGGTGCGTTTGTGTTGCGATTGTGCGAGACTGCCCTTACGGAGGCCCAGATGCACGAGTGGGGGTGGAGAATTCCGTTTTTGGTTGCGGGTGTGATTAGCTGTGCGCTTCCTTACCTGCGATCTAGAATCAAAGAAAGCCCGGATTATATGGAATATAAAGCAACTGGGCGTAAGGAAAACATTCTCAAATCTTTGCTACAGAACGCCGGTGGCGTACTACTTGTTTTTGCCATGGCTGCACTTTCCTCTGGGTTTTTTTATCTATCCATGGTTTACATGGACTTGGGCCACAAGTCAGGTACTTGGGAGTACGCAGTCTTACTATCGCTACTGACGCTAGCTCCTTGCTGCAGTTTGTTTGTGTCTGATGCTGGCAAGAACAGGAGCTACTTTCTGGTCTTGTTGGCCCTCGTAATAGTTGCGATGTACCCGGTTGTGCACTTCATCTACGAAGGCCACATGGTTGCGCGCATAGTGTTTGTGCTAATATTCAGCACATACTGGGGGTGGTGGGGGCCGTTGGTTGTGCTAATTTTCCCAGTGGGTGCGAGGCAAACATGTTTTTCAATGCCGCTCAGCATGGGATGCACGCTAGGTGGATTTTCCCCCGCAATTTGTCTGTGGCTTTCCCATGCAACGGGGCTAGATGGCGTTCCTGCATTTTACCTGATCTCCTTTGCCGTCATAGTTTTCGCAATGGTTGCGCTTTTCCTGCGGGTTGAAGGTGGGTCATACAGGTTTGCATTTTCCAGAAGAAAAGAAGGGGGGGGGGGGACGGAAGTGGCCGAGGCTGAGGTACCTGAGGTTTTTTAG
- the mutS gene encoding DNA mismatch repair protein MutS, whose protein sequence is MVKVGDSTEYTPIIRQYKSLKDQYEGCLLFYRLGDFYELFFDDAVVASRALDIVLTKRGAGTPMCGIPTHSADSYLGRLVKLGHKVAICEQLETVEEARKRGHRALVKRDVVRIVTPGTLLEDGLLEASENNYLACLSRVGDSYGVAWMDLSAGIFNVRSSRLENIDSEIQRIRPRELLISDRLKEQREIELILRRHRCAVTSHSESFFDVKKAEKVLCGIYGVNTLRGLGNFTDVEVSACGSLVEYVRTTQKNNLPKLGYPKVCDSKSFVLIDGAALRNLELFCTQSGEKEGSLVSVIDRTVTAIGSRLLKRHLAFPSSCPHVINSRQDAVEFFVKSRNICESIRDVMRGIPDMERILTRIKLLKCSPRDVCMLGKALAKILRLQQIMLEVDNPMLVRIVGEFGEHEKLLKLISGTILENNAANARDGGFINPACNARLATVVRIESESDKLMQDLRDKYRKLTGIGSLKIAYNSVLGYYIETPASHKLKDTIFIHRQSLAHTMRHTTAELRELEETITAAKSEIMELEAQIFRGLCLRISEEAQSVELAANAVAELDVLISLARLAAENKYVRPIVDDSREFAVKRGRHPVVETGVRFIANDVNLSEDGRMWLITGPNMAGKSTFLRQNALIAIVAHIGSFVPAESAHIGVIDKIFSRVGASDSISLGYSTFMVEMAETAAILNQATDRSLVILDEVGRGTGIHDGFSIALAVIEHIHDVTKSRAICATHYHELPKFSSYLKNVQCFYMKIEEWQGQVVFLHELVAGISGKSYGIYVAELAGFPKNVLERARFFMGELGESGSLSSNCEGLVGQHST, encoded by the coding sequence ATGGTTAAGGTAGGCGATAGTACAGAGTATACTCCCATTATCAGGCAGTACAAGTCATTAAAGGACCAATATGAGGGGTGTTTGCTGTTTTACAGACTTGGAGACTTTTACGAGCTTTTTTTCGACGATGCAGTTGTGGCATCTAGGGCTTTGGATATAGTGTTAACCAAGAGGGGCGCTGGAACCCCTATGTGCGGTATACCCACGCACAGTGCAGACAGCTATTTGGGAAGGTTAGTAAAACTTGGCCACAAGGTTGCCATATGTGAGCAACTTGAGACGGTGGAGGAAGCGCGTAAGAGGGGACATCGGGCCCTGGTTAAACGAGATGTAGTTAGGATAGTAACGCCCGGCACTTTGCTTGAAGACGGGTTGCTGGAAGCGAGTGAGAACAACTATCTGGCGTGCCTTTCGCGTGTGGGAGATAGCTACGGTGTGGCGTGGATGGACCTATCTGCAGGAATATTCAACGTGCGTTCTAGTAGACTGGAGAACATTGACAGCGAGATACAGCGCATACGTCCCAGGGAATTGCTGATTTCCGATCGACTGAAAGAGCAAAGGGAAATTGAACTGATTTTGCGTAGGCATCGGTGCGCAGTTACCAGCCATAGCGAGAGTTTCTTCGATGTCAAAAAAGCAGAAAAGGTCTTGTGTGGGATATATGGAGTGAATACCCTGCGGGGATTAGGAAATTTTACAGATGTGGAGGTGTCTGCATGTGGCTCTTTGGTTGAGTACGTGCGCACAACGCAGAAGAATAACCTTCCGAAGTTAGGCTATCCGAAAGTGTGCGATAGCAAAAGCTTTGTACTCATAGACGGTGCGGCGCTGCGGAACCTTGAGTTGTTTTGCACCCAGTCTGGGGAGAAAGAGGGGTCTTTGGTATCCGTTATAGATAGAACCGTAACTGCGATAGGAAGCAGGCTCCTAAAGCGACATCTTGCGTTTCCATCCTCCTGCCCACACGTCATAAATAGCAGACAGGATGCTGTGGAGTTTTTCGTAAAAAGCCGAAATATATGTGAGAGCATAAGAGATGTCATGCGTGGGATCCCTGATATGGAACGTATCCTGACTCGGATCAAGCTGCTTAAATGCTCGCCGCGAGATGTTTGTATGCTAGGAAAGGCCCTTGCAAAGATTCTGCGACTGCAGCAGATCATGCTAGAAGTGGACAATCCGATGTTGGTCAGGATTGTTGGTGAGTTTGGTGAGCATGAGAAGTTGCTGAAGTTAATAAGCGGCACCATACTTGAAAATAATGCAGCAAACGCCAGAGATGGTGGGTTTATAAATCCTGCATGCAATGCGCGTCTAGCCACGGTTGTGCGTATTGAAAGTGAAAGTGATAAACTCATGCAGGACCTGCGTGATAAGTACCGTAAGCTTACTGGGATAGGCAGCCTCAAGATTGCGTACAACAGCGTGCTCGGGTATTACATAGAAACCCCTGCTTCGCATAAACTTAAAGATACAATCTTCATACACAGGCAGAGCCTGGCACATACGATGCGCCATACCACCGCGGAGCTTAGGGAACTTGAGGAGACAATCACCGCTGCCAAAAGTGAGATTATGGAGCTTGAGGCTCAGATTTTCCGCGGACTTTGTCTACGAATTTCAGAGGAGGCGCAAAGCGTCGAACTTGCGGCCAATGCGGTTGCGGAGCTGGATGTTTTGATTTCACTTGCCAGGTTGGCGGCGGAGAACAAATATGTCAGGCCTATTGTTGATGATAGCAGAGAGTTCGCAGTAAAAAGAGGGCGCCATCCCGTGGTTGAGACGGGTGTGCGGTTCATTGCCAATGATGTCAACCTCTCGGAAGATGGCAGGATGTGGCTCATTACAGGGCCAAACATGGCCGGGAAGAGCACTTTCCTCAGGCAGAATGCACTCATAGCGATTGTGGCGCACATCGGGTCATTCGTGCCGGCGGAGAGTGCGCATATAGGGGTTATAGATAAAATTTTCAGCAGGGTAGGGGCTTCGGACAGCATATCGTTGGGATATTCCACATTTATGGTAGAAATGGCTGAGACCGCGGCTATCCTAAACCAAGCAACCGATAGGTCTTTGGTAATTCTGGACGAAGTTGGTAGAGGCACGGGGATCCACGACGGATTTTCCATAGCTCTGGCGGTTATAGAGCATATTCACGACGTTACGAAGAGCAGAGCTATATGTGCCACGCATTATCACGAACTGCCGAAATTTAGTTCTTATCTGAAGAACGTGCAGTGTTTTTACATGAAAATAGAAGAGTGGCAGGGCCAAGTTGTATTTCTACATGAGCTAGTAGCGGGGATTTCGGGCAAATCTTACGGGATATACGTTGCGGAACTTGCCGGGTTTCCCAAAAATGTTCTGGAGAGAGCCAGATTTTTTATGGGGGAGCTCGGTGAAAGTGGTAGTCTGAGTTCAAATTGTGAGGGTCTAGTTGGGCAGCACAGCACCTGA